In one Lolium rigidum isolate FL_2022 chromosome 3, APGP_CSIRO_Lrig_0.1, whole genome shotgun sequence genomic region, the following are encoded:
- the LOC124700416 gene encoding transcription factor bHLH77-like: MYSGQQSDQGPVANSGKEFLEGNWGSVAMHQNMGYSSGTYGFQACGMEFEEKPGLYRTSTGAFSQNIQMSDEHSGGVKKRKGTDDCIALLNPSASSSMQNMGDLQTEVSSQPERNSVEEDNRKISSRTQSKEGSSDGDGTKDYVHMRAKRGQATNSHSLAERMRRKKISERMKLLQDLVPGCSKITGKAVMLDEIINYVQSLQRQVEFLSMKLATVNPELGFDIEQILSKQMILPQERHLAFYGAGPGSNTLTAHFNQGIMQPDMMCNASNPAGVFHGTLHDISTMHQMPDMWEALQNIPHMNFNPAVAADSSTNNAGSMKIEQ; this comes from the exons ATGTATTCAGGCCAGCAATCTGATCAGGGTCCTGTTGCAAACAGTGGTAAAGAGTTCCTGGAGGGGAATTGGGGTTCTGTGGCAATGCATCAAAACATGGGGTATAGCAGTGGGACATATGGATTTCAAGCTTGTGGCATGGAGTTCGAAGAAAAGCCGGGGCTATATAGAACTTCTACTG GTGCATTCTCTCAGAACATCCAGATGAGTGATGAGCATAGTGGTGGTGTGAAGAAAAGGAAGGGAACAGATGACTGCATTGCTTTGCTAAACCCATCAGCCAGTAGCAGCATGCAG aatatgggtgatctacaaacAGAGGTTTCATCTCAGCCAGAAAGGAATTCAGTGGAGGAGGACAACAGAAAGATTTCATCCAGAACGCAGAGCAAGGAAGGATCTTCTGATGGCGATGGCACTAAAGATTATGTTCATATGCGGGCAAAAAGAGGCCAAGCCACTAACAGCCACAGCCTTGCAGAAAGA ATGAGGAGAAAAAAGATAAGTGAGAGAATGAAGCTTCTTCAGGATCTTGTTCCAGGATGTAGTAAG ATTACTGGCAAGGCAGTGATGCTTGATGAGATAATCAATTATGTGCAGTCCTTGCAACGTCAAGTTGAG TTCTTGTCGATGAAACTTGCAACCGTCAACCCTGAGCTTGGATTTGATATTGAGCAGATTCTATCCAAACAA ATGATACTTCCACAAGAGAGACATCTTGCTTTCTATGGAGCTGGCCCAGGATCAAACACCCTTACTGCTCATTTTAACCAAGGAATCATGCAGCCAGATATGATGTGCAATGCTTCCAATCCTGCCGGTGTTTTTCACGGAACGCTCCACGAcatctccacaatgcatcag ATGCCTGATATGTGGGAAGCGCTTCAAAACATCCCTCATATGAACTTCAACCCCGCTGTGGCCGCAGATAGCAGCACCAACAATGCTG GTTCCATGAAGATCGAACAGTGA